Proteins found in one Takifugu flavidus isolate HTHZ2018 chromosome 7, ASM371156v2, whole genome shotgun sequence genomic segment:
- the zbtb11 gene encoding zinc finger and BTB domain-containing protein 11 has protein sequence MSSEESYLAIIRYLTDDREPYAPGTSNNTKRKIRKAAACYVVRNGVLYYQRRLKGQNAFTELEVVLQDSRRKELIDEAHVMKERGEHLNQQLTWEAISHKYWWRGVLKQVKDHVKACAQCQSKRSADDISGFRVTSRSDRSKEGASDENEEEEGADFLFSADSSPQPIIKGSKTATKHELVFVDSKGEVNQFLPKHSQTMLEKLNRQRLSNQFCDITLLIEGDEFRAHKAILAACSEYFHELFFERGAASTHEAVVDLSGFSKASFLPLLDFAYTSTLTFNFCIMADIANLARHLLMTEVLQICEHVHKQVEEKKIKVYQKGDVHTVVSGQQAPVEDSIPEAYVVTLQDDGQAVVTQGRVAVAGEQLAFVETPEGAYIQQQMIVAAPVVAEAVAGDEEHHGKAVQNDTVTLVTQGAEVQPGETVTLITGGTEGMEAETMTVVTHSGQAGASESLAMVSACLAMEQPPAAETAAFVIHVDPEKAPSEAANLESAAAPGTAAPLEDAESAPKPQKRKRGRPAKVKKDVELEPAPVEEEVPSADESQGDQQESLSDDLNRRRLRQRSIAEGGYARLHMGLEEEEEEKGATPPRAVTPKAAPRPGKRGRPPKHPVQSPGAGQSETGAPPEGDPEAHSVDGKAVEEVKTDADSEAAAAKKSRGEGAVTGEHTCPDCGMSFERRYSLIMHTLKHEKSRGYKCNLCHKEFQYAASLRPHLARHKQQSSHRAALGKAPPEPPSEGKGEGELEDKAQSPHTKREFVCDICGKTLPKLYSLRIHMLNHTGVRPHSCKVCGKSFTNKHSLSVHRTLHGLTKQFQCEYCKKLFVSKRGMEEHTSLHTGESKYLCNTCGATFHRASALSKHLKKHQPKPTGRAFACVHCDKRFYEAKDLQQHMNKHIGLKPFQCQVCGKCYSWKKDWYSHVKSHSVAEPFKCNVCGKEFYEKALFRRHVKKATHGKKGRVKQNLVRECEQCGRKFTQLREYRRHVNNHQGVKPFECLTCGVAWADARSLKRHVRTHTGERPYVCPLCQEAHIDARTLRKHMAKYHVDNLPGKIMLEKDTLQFHNQGTQVEHAVSILASDLPPELRPAQHQPAEEIETVLITEETVETMEAVQAAEGSMATLSDQGIMQVVNYVLAQHALTETKPEGAPDLIQTMEVEVAHVAEVE, from the exons atgTCGTCTGAAGAAAGCTACTTGGCCATCATACGCTATTTGACTGATGATCGAGAGCCATACGCACCGGGGACGTCTAATAATACCAAAAGGAAAATACGCAAAGCAGCGGCCTGCTATGTTGTGCGAAACGGTGTTTTGTATTATCAACGTCGACTGAAAGGCCAGAATGCTTTCACGGAGCTGGAGGTGGTGTTGCAGGACAGCCGGAGGAAGGAACTTATCGACGAGGCGCACGTtatgaaagagagaggggagcaCCTCAATCAACAACTTACGTGGGAGGCAATTTCGCACAAGTACTGGTGGAGAG GTGTTTTGAAGCAGGTCAAAGACCACGTCAAAGCTTGTGCTCAGTGCCAGAGCAAACGGAGTGCGGATGATATTTCGGGATTCCGGGTCACCTCTCGATCAGACCGAAGCAAAGAGGGCGCGAGTGATGAaaacgaggaagaggagggggcggaTTTCTTATTCTCAGCTGACTCGTCACCTCAGCCAATAATAAAGGGTTCCAAAACAGCCACCAAACATGAGTTGGTCTTT GTGGACAGCAAGGGCGAGGTGAATCAGTTCCTGCCCAAACACAGCCAGACTATGTTGGAAAAGCTCAACCGCCAACGCCTCAGTAATCAGTTTTGTGACATCACTCTCTTAATTGAAGGAGACGAGTTTCGTGCACACAAAGCCATTCTGGCGGCGTGCAGTGAATATTTCCATGAACTCTTTTTTGAAAGGGGTGCTGCTTCCACCCATGAGGCTGTGGTGGACCTCTCTG gtttCTCCAAAGCcagcttcctccctctgctcgaTTTTGCCTACACCTCCACGCTCACATTCAATTTCTGTATAATGGCAGATATTGCCAACCTGGCAAGACATCTGCTGATGACGGAAGTATTGCAGATATGCGAGCACGTCCATAAACAggtggaagagaagaaaatcaagGTGTATCAAAAAGGAGACGTGCACACCGTTGTATCGGGTCAGCAGGCTCCTGTAGAAGACTCGATACCCGAGGCCTACGTGGTCACGCTGCAGGATGATGGCCAGGCAGTGGTGACCCAGGGCAGAGTAGCTGTAGCTGGGGAGCAGTTGGCGTTTGTGGAGACTCCAGAAGGGGCCTacatccagcagcagatgatcGTGGCCGCACCGGTTGTTGCTGAAGCCGTTGCCGGGGACGAAGAGCATCATGGGAAGGCTGTGCAAAATGACACGGTTACCCTGGTGACTCAAGGCGCCGAGGTTCAGCCGGGAGAGACGGTGACACTCATCACAGGCGGCACTGAGGGAATGGAGGCGGAGACGATGACCGTGGTCACCCACAGCGGTCAGGCCGGAGCCAGCGAGTCTCTGGCCATGGTCTCAGCCTGCCTGGCCATGGAGCAGCCCCCAGCCGCCGaaacagcagcttttgtcaTTCACGTGGACCCAGAAAAGGCTCCGTCAGAGGCCGCCAACCTGGAGTCTGCCGCAGCGCCCGGAACGGCCGCGCCTCTGGAGGATGCCGAGTCGGCACCTAAACCTCAGAAGCGTAAACGGGGTCGTCCGGCTAAAGTGAAAAAGGATGTGGAGCTGGAACCTGCGCCCGTGGAGGAAGAGGTCCCATCTGCTGACGAGAGCCAAGGAGACCAGCAGGAGAGCCTTTCAGATGACCTGAACAGGAGGCGACTGAGGCAGCGATCCATTGCCGAGGGCGGTTATGCTCGTCTCCATATGGGgcttgaggaggaagaggaggagaagggcgCAACTCCTCCACGTGCCGTCACTCCAAAG GCTGCTCCGAGACCGGGCAAGAGGGGAAGACCACCGAAGCATCCAGTTCAGAGTCCGGGCGCAGGACAGTCTGAGACGGGGGCACCCCCAGAGGGAGACCCAGAGGCTCACTCGGTGGACGGCAAGGCGGTGGAAGAGGTCAAAACTGATGCGGACTCTGAGGCTGCAGCCGCAAAGAAGAGCCGGGGGGAGGGCGCCGTCACCGGCGAGCACACCTGTCCTGACTGCGGCATGTCCTTCGAAAGGAGATACTCCCTCATCATGCACACGCTCAAGCACGAGAAATCTCGCGGTTACAAGTGCAAC CTGTGTCATAAGGAATTCCAGTATGCGGCCTCGCTCCGCCCTCACCTGGCCCGAcacaagcagcagagcagccaccGCGCGGCGCTCGGCAAAGCCCCGCCAGAACCCCCTTCGGAGGGGAAGGGCGAGGGCGAGCTGGAGGATAAGGCCCAGTCGCCCCACACCAAGAGAGAATTCGTCTGCGACATCTGCGGCAAGACCTTGCCCAAGCTGTACTCCCTCCGGATCCACATGCTGAACCACACCGGGGTGCGGCCTCACTCCTGTAAGGTGTGCGGCAAGTCGTTCACCAACAAGCACAGCCTGAGCGTGCACCGCACGCTGCACGGGCTCACCAAGCAGTTCCAGTGTGAATACTGCAAGAAGTTATTTGTAAGCAAGAGGGGCATGGAGGAGCACACCAGCCTCCACACAG GCGAATCAAAGTACCTGTGCAACACGTGCGGAGCGACTTTTCACCGAGCCTCGGCCTTGAGCAAACACCTGAAGAAGCACCAGCCCAAACCTACCGGGCGCGCCTTCGCCTGCGTTCA CTGTGACAAGAGATTCTATGAGGCAAaagatctgcagcagcacatgaaCAAGCACATCGGTCTGAAGCCTTTCCAGTGTCAGGTGTGCGGGAAGTGCTACAGCTGGAAGAAGGACTGGTACTCGCACGTGAAGTCGCACAGCGTCGCGGAGCCCTTTAA GTGTAACGTGTGTGGAAAGGAGTTTTATGAAAAGGCTCTGTTCAGGAGACATGTAAAGAAAGCCACTCACGGGAAGAAGGGCCGGGTCAAACAGAACCTGGTGAGGGAGTGCGAGCAGTGTGGGAGGAAGTTCACTCAGCTCCGGGAATACAGACGCCACGTCAACAACCACCAGG GAGTGAAACCATTCGagtgtctcacctgtggcgtCGCCTGGGCTGACGCCCGCTCTCTCAAACGCCACGTCCGCACGCACACAGGCGAGCGACCGTACGTGTGCCCCCTGTGCCAGGAGGCCCATATCGACGCGCGCACCCTGCGGAAACACATGGCCAAGTACCACGTGGACAATCTGCCCGGAAAGATCATGCTGGAGAAAGACACCCTCCAGTTTCACAACCAGGGCACGCAGGTGGAGCACGCCGTCAGTATTCTGGCGTCCGATCTGCCCCCAGAGCTGCGACCAGCCCAGCACCAACCCGCAGAAGAGATCGAGACGGTGTTGATCACCGAGGAGACGGTGGAGACCATGGAGGCCGTGCAGGCAGCAGAAGGCTCCATGGCAACTCTCTCGGATCAGGGAATCATGCAGGTGGTGAACTATGTTTTGGCCCAGCACGCCCTGACGGAGACCAAACCGGAAGGGGCCCCTGACCTGATTCAGACCATGGAGGTGGAGGTCGCTCACGTGGCAGAAGTGGAGTGA